A DNA window from Verrucomicrobiales bacterium contains the following coding sequences:
- the ispG gene encoding (E)-4-hydroxy-3-methylbut-2-enyl-diphosphate synthase — MKYCDSPYIYRRRPSREITIGRPGHGGLTLGGDTPVVMQSMLTCDTMDTAACVQQTEDLVAVGCQIVRITAPTVKDAANLEQVVQQLRQRGCHVPIVADIHFKPEAAMEAAKWVEVVRINPGNYADSKKFNIREYSDDQYLAELTRIEEKFTPLVKLSVEKGRAMRIGTNHGSLSDRIMNRFGDSPLGMVESALEFARIARKNGFHQFKFSMKSSNPKVMIQCYRLLAARLAELGSDWNYPLHLGVTEAGEGEDGRIKSAIGIGSLLCDGIGDTIRVSLTEDSPNEIAVCRDLLAQISTLVNTSHEVPNLELSYDPFRFERRSTPEVDLGMDGVRCGHEQTIRVVVTRATWDKVAPKIRPKDDVRPEAIYEDLNIQEVDPREDFSVACDTQLITVKDGLDLAPITAFRLLAARLKRLGRNNPILLKDCLKFESTPLAPNIALLRASIVIGALLCDGIGDAILVRGESGAGQSLRLAFNILQAAGCRSFKTDYVACPSCGRTLFNLQTVTARIKARTAHLKGVKIAIMGCIVNGPGEMADADFGYVGGAPNKINLYVGKNAVKFNIPEGEAVERLVDLIREHGKWVEPDPGNETVRLATTA, encoded by the coding sequence ATGAAGTATTGCGACTCTCCCTACATCTACCGCCGTCGGCCATCGCGAGAAATTACCATCGGACGCCCCGGTCATGGAGGCTTGACCCTGGGTGGCGACACCCCGGTGGTCATGCAGTCCATGCTCACTTGCGACACCATGGATACGGCCGCTTGCGTGCAGCAAACCGAGGACCTGGTGGCGGTGGGATGCCAGATCGTTCGGATCACCGCCCCCACGGTCAAAGACGCCGCGAACCTGGAGCAGGTGGTGCAGCAACTCCGCCAACGGGGTTGTCATGTCCCGATCGTAGCGGATATTCATTTCAAGCCCGAGGCGGCCATGGAGGCCGCCAAATGGGTCGAGGTCGTTCGCATCAACCCCGGCAACTATGCCGATTCCAAGAAGTTCAACATCCGGGAATACTCGGATGACCAATACCTAGCCGAACTGACGCGTATTGAGGAGAAGTTCACCCCTCTGGTGAAGCTTTCCGTCGAAAAGGGCCGGGCCATGCGCATCGGCACCAATCACGGATCACTCAGCGATCGGATCATGAACCGGTTTGGCGATTCTCCCCTGGGAATGGTGGAGAGCGCGTTGGAGTTCGCGAGGATCGCTCGAAAAAATGGCTTCCACCAATTCAAGTTCTCGATGAAGTCGAGCAACCCCAAGGTGATGATCCAATGCTACCGACTGCTCGCCGCCAGGTTGGCCGAGCTGGGAAGCGATTGGAACTACCCGCTGCACCTCGGCGTCACCGAGGCCGGCGAAGGGGAGGATGGACGCATCAAGAGCGCCATCGGGATCGGTTCCCTGCTCTGCGACGGCATTGGCGATACCATCCGTGTCTCACTCACTGAGGACTCGCCCAACGAAATCGCCGTGTGCCGGGATCTCCTGGCTCAGATTTCCACCTTGGTCAACACGAGCCACGAGGTTCCCAATCTGGAACTCTCCTACGATCCCTTCCGATTCGAACGCCGATCCACCCCCGAGGTGGATCTGGGCATGGATGGGGTGCGCTGTGGCCATGAACAAACCATTCGCGTGGTGGTCACTCGGGCCACTTGGGACAAGGTCGCGCCTAAGATTCGACCGAAGGACGATGTCCGGCCCGAGGCGATCTACGAGGACCTGAACATTCAAGAGGTCGATCCTCGCGAGGATTTTTCCGTCGCCTGCGACACCCAACTCATCACGGTCAAGGATGGCCTCGACCTAGCTCCCATCACCGCCTTTCGGTTGTTGGCCGCGCGCCTCAAGCGCCTGGGTAGGAACAATCCGATTCTCTTGAAGGACTGCCTCAAGTTCGAAAGCACTCCCCTAGCTCCCAACATCGCACTGCTCCGCGCTTCCATCGTAATCGGCGCGCTTCTCTGCGATGGCATTGGAGACGCCATTCTGGTCCGCGGAGAGAGTGGAGCAGGACAATCCCTGCGCTTGGCCTTCAACATTCTCCAAGCGGCCGGATGCCGATCGTTCAAGACCGACTACGTGGCCTGCCCCAGCTGTGGACGCACACTCTTCAATCTCCAGACGGTCACCGCTCGCATCAAGGCCCGCACCGCCCACTTGAAAGGGGTCAAAATCGCCATCATGGGCTGCATCGTGAACGGCCCGGGAGAGATGGCCGATGCGGATTTCGGTTACGTCGGGGGCGCACCCAACAAGATCAACCTCTATGTCGGGAAGAACGCCGTGAAGTTCAACATTCCCGAAGGCGAAGCGGTCGAACGGCTGGTCGACCTGATCCGCGAGCACGGCAAATGGGTCGAGCCCGATCCCGGCAATGAAACGGTCCGCCTCGCGACCACAGCCTGA
- a CDS encoding tetratricopeptide repeat protein, which yields MSEKPLNQISRDLRDFYQKGTVALERQNLDYAISILEQVVLREPACLEARQALRAAQIKKHGTGGGFFKKMIGGASSSPLVAKGQLALRKDPKEAMQIAEQILSADPNSSMGNKLLAEAALAAGFFKTACFALEIARRTSPKDQEVLRRYAQALTESGQVDKAEQVYLELIRSNPGDTELAMEYKNLSAKKTMEQQGYEALADGSGSYRDILKNKDEATALEQEGRQVKSDDVAARLIADYEARLQVEPNNLKLIRNIAELYTQKKEFDLALEFYQKIKATPAGNDPSLDKVISETQTRKYDHLITQLDPVAEDFNERKSAIEAERLGYQIAECRQRADQYPTDLQIKFELAELYFKAGKVTEAIQEFQKAQANPHRKVQCTIYLGRCFAKRNMNDLAARKFQEALKEKPDFDDEKKDLVYQLGSVLEVMGKKTEAMDQFKQLYEVDISYRDVAAKVDAYYAAGGQ from the coding sequence ATGAGCGAAAAACCGCTGAATCAGATCTCGCGTGATCTTCGGGACTTCTACCAAAAGGGCACGGTGGCGCTTGAACGGCAGAATCTCGACTACGCGATTAGCATCTTGGAGCAGGTGGTGCTCCGTGAGCCTGCCTGTTTGGAGGCCCGGCAAGCCTTGCGTGCCGCCCAGATCAAGAAGCACGGCACTGGAGGCGGCTTTTTTAAGAAGATGATCGGAGGGGCGAGCTCCTCACCCTTGGTGGCCAAGGGGCAGTTGGCCTTGCGCAAAGACCCCAAGGAAGCGATGCAGATCGCTGAGCAGATCCTTTCGGCCGACCCCAATTCCAGCATGGGGAACAAATTGCTGGCCGAAGCCGCTTTGGCGGCCGGTTTTTTCAAAACCGCTTGCTTTGCTTTGGAGATTGCCCGTCGGACATCACCCAAGGATCAGGAAGTGCTCCGGCGTTATGCCCAGGCTTTGACCGAATCCGGGCAGGTGGACAAGGCGGAGCAGGTTTACCTGGAGCTGATCCGCAGCAACCCCGGCGACACGGAATTGGCCATGGAATATAAAAACCTTAGCGCCAAGAAGACCATGGAGCAGCAAGGATACGAAGCCTTGGCGGACGGCAGCGGGTCCTATCGAGACATTCTGAAGAATAAGGATGAAGCAACCGCCCTCGAACAGGAGGGGCGCCAGGTCAAGTCCGACGACGTGGCGGCTCGCCTCATTGCCGACTATGAGGCTCGGTTGCAAGTCGAGCCCAACAACCTGAAACTAATCCGCAACATCGCCGAGCTGTACACTCAGAAGAAGGAGTTCGATCTTGCTTTGGAGTTTTATCAGAAGATCAAGGCTACGCCGGCGGGCAACGACCCGTCGCTGGACAAGGTGATCTCGGAGACCCAGACCCGAAAGTATGATCATCTGATCACGCAGCTCGATCCGGTGGCCGAAGACTTCAACGAGCGCAAGTCAGCAATCGAGGCCGAACGACTAGGTTACCAGATCGCTGAGTGCCGCCAGCGAGCGGACCAATATCCCACCGATCTTCAGATCAAGTTTGAACTGGCCGAGCTCTATTTCAAGGCTGGCAAGGTTACCGAGGCCATTCAGGAGTTTCAGAAGGCCCAGGCCAATCCGCATCGAAAAGTGCAGTGCACCATTTATCTGGGTCGATGTTTTGCCAAGCGCAACATGAACGATCTCGCAGCGCGCAAATTTCAGGAGGCGCTCAAGGAAAAGCCTGACTTCGATGACGAGAAGAAGGATCTCGTCTACCAGCTGGGTTCAGTGCTCGAGGTCATGGGGAAGAAGACGGAAGCCATGGATCAGTTCAAGCAGCTCTACGAGGTGGACATCAGCTATCGCGACGTC
- the rseP gene encoding RIP metalloprotease RseP → MDTLKFIFICLEVLVLFNVLIFVHELGHFWAARWRGLKAERFAIWFGKPIWSKNINGVEFALGWIPFGGYVSLPQMAPMDMIEGGTDQPREPLPQISALDKIIVAFAGPLFSFLLAVAFALIVWVTGRPVSESETTTVIGHVLKGGPAEKAGLQVGDRLLEVDGKPVTKFGGMGNSIMWSIARSEGETIPIKFERAGEVKSIEVTPIKPPTKMWERRSLRQIQIEPANTPVVGLVFTNSPADRAGLRRFDQIIEVNGKKMYHFAQVSQMVAEAPEAPLTLRIRRDTNEFTAQITAEKPLKPAEEKPMLGLRWADGRKMDLVYPNPVEQISTAVTTMINTFSALLSRGSEIGVQHLSGAVKILNIYYMLFQSEQGWRLALWFSVVINVNLAILNMVPLPVLDGGHIVLAIIDSCRRRPVSAKTLQAIQSACAFLLIGFMLFVTFFDVQELGGGKGRDKNPPDPQFAPKAAAPAAPRP, encoded by the coding sequence ATGGACACACTGAAGTTTATCTTTATTTGCCTGGAAGTACTGGTGCTTTTTAACGTGCTTATCTTTGTGCACGAACTGGGGCACTTCTGGGCGGCTCGCTGGCGCGGCTTGAAGGCTGAAAGGTTCGCCATCTGGTTTGGTAAGCCCATCTGGAGCAAGAACATCAACGGTGTCGAATTCGCTTTGGGCTGGATCCCCTTCGGAGGGTATGTGTCCCTGCCCCAGATGGCGCCGATGGATATGATTGAAGGCGGCACGGACCAGCCCCGGGAACCGCTGCCTCAGATTTCCGCCCTGGATAAGATCATCGTCGCCTTCGCGGGACCGCTGTTCAGTTTTCTTCTCGCCGTGGCCTTCGCCCTGATCGTCTGGGTGACCGGACGCCCGGTGAGCGAATCGGAGACAACCACCGTCATTGGCCATGTGCTCAAAGGCGGCCCGGCGGAAAAGGCCGGCCTCCAGGTCGGCGACCGATTGCTCGAAGTCGACGGCAAGCCCGTGACCAAGTTCGGCGGGATGGGGAACAGCATCATGTGGAGCATCGCCCGCAGCGAAGGCGAAACCATCCCGATCAAGTTCGAGCGAGCCGGCGAGGTCAAATCGATCGAAGTGACCCCCATCAAACCCCCCACCAAGATGTGGGAACGACGCTCGCTCCGCCAAATTCAAATCGAGCCCGCCAATACACCGGTGGTCGGACTGGTGTTCACCAACAGCCCCGCGGACCGCGCAGGCTTGCGCCGCTTCGATCAGATTATCGAGGTGAACGGCAAAAAGATGTATCACTTCGCCCAGGTCAGCCAAATGGTGGCGGAAGCACCGGAAGCTCCCCTGACTCTCCGGATCCGCCGCGACACCAACGAATTCACTGCCCAGATCACGGCCGAGAAGCCCCTCAAGCCGGCCGAGGAGAAACCCATGCTCGGGCTGCGCTGGGCCGACGGACGTAAGATGGACTTGGTCTACCCAAACCCCGTCGAACAAATCAGCACGGCCGTGACCACCATGATCAATACGTTCAGCGCTCTCCTGTCGCGCGGCTCCGAGATCGGCGTGCAACACCTGAGCGGGGCGGTCAAAATCCTCAACATCTACTACATGCTCTTCCAAAGTGAGCAAGGGTGGAGGCTCGCTCTCTGGTTCAGCGTGGTTATCAATGTCAACCTCGCCATCCTGAACATGGTACCCTTGCCGGTGCTGGACGGAGGACACATCGTCCTGGCCATCATCGACAGCTGCCGACGCCGCCCGGTGAGCGCCAAGACGCTTCAAGCGATTCAGTCGGCCTGCGCCTTCCTCCTGATCGGGTTCATGCTCTTCGTCACGTTCTTCGATGTTCAAGAACTGGGAGGCGGCAAGGGCAGGGACAAGAATCCTCCTGACCCGCAATTCGCACCCAAAGCGGCCGCGCCGGCCGCCCCGCGCCCCTGA